From the Oryza glaberrima chromosome 5, OglaRS2, whole genome shotgun sequence genome, one window contains:
- the LOC127774102 gene encoding photosystem I reaction center subunit VI, chloroplastic: MASLVAVQPVAVKGLAGSSISGRKLAVRPSPRALCRTTRRPRAAVVAKYGEKSVYFDLEDIGNTTGQWDLYGSDAPSPYNPLQSKFFETFAGPFTKRGLLLKFLLLGGGSLVAYVSASASPDLLPIKKGPQLPPTPGPRGKI, translated from the exons ATGGCGTCCCTCGTCGCCGTCCAGCCGGTCGCCGTGAAGGGCCTCGCCGGCAGCTCCATCTCCGGCAGGAAGCTCGCCGTCAGGCCGTCGCCCCGGGCGCTCTGCCGCACCACCCGCAG gccgcgcgccgccgtggtggccaAGTACGGCGAGAAGAGCGTCTACTTCGACCTCGAGGACATCGGCAACACCACCGGGCAGTGGGACCTGTACGGCTCCGACGCGCCGTCGCCGTACAACCCTCTCCAG AGCAAGTTCTTCGAGACGTTCGCGGGGCCCTTCACCAAGAGGGGGCTCCTGCTCAAGTTCCTGCTGCTCGGCGGCGGATCGCTGGTGGCCTACGTcagcgcgtcggcgtcgccggacCTGCTTCCGATCAAGAAGGGCCCGCAGCTGCCGCCGACGCCCGGCCCACGCGGCAAGATCTAA